In Neoarius graeffei isolate fNeoGra1 chromosome 15, fNeoGra1.pri, whole genome shotgun sequence, a single genomic region encodes these proteins:
- the lingo3a gene encoding leucine-rich repeat and immunoglobulin-like domain-containing nogo receptor-interacting protein 3a — MAGYPGLGLMGLILLQITAPICHGQGCPHVCDCVPQRKSVNCQNKHLNSFPNGIPTDTKLLDLSRNKLRWVEHGDLEAYTHLEDLDLTENLISVLEPSTFSSLLNLRVLRLRANQLKLVPMGAFSHLANLTVLDLSGNKLVILVDFTFQDLRRLQKLEVGDNDLVYISNKAFLGLIGLRELTIEKCNLTSISGHALSYLRGLVSLRLRYLNIVSLEEQNFYKLGGLRGLEIDHWPFLEYISPYSFQGLDLSWLFITNTNITTVPTGALRNLIHLDNLNLSHNPISVLESWALRDLINLKDLHLVGTNLMCVQPYGLGGLQQIRLLNLSNNRLVTLEEGAFHSVNTLEMLRVDGNPLSCDCRLLWILQRRKTLNFDGKFPVCAGPIQVQGKALSAFSDSALIDHFTCQRPKIRNRKLQQLSAREGQVVSFFCQADGEPTPTIFWISPQRRRITTRSTGRLIVLPEGTLEIHYVQVTDSGTYICIASNAGGNDTYFATLTVSGIPLDAGLSANRTYVGDLDATNLNDTHVFLKFTLDLKTILVSTAMGCITFLGVVIFCFLLLFVWSRGRGQHKNNFSVEYSFRKVDGPASSGGHGGARKFNMKMI; from the coding sequence ATGGCAGGCTATCCTGGCTTGGGCTTGATGGGACTTATATTGCTACAGATTACAGCTCCCATATGCCATGGCCAAGGTTGTCCACATGTCTGTGACTGTGTACCCCAGAGGAAGTCTGTAAATTGTCAGAACAAGCACCTGAATTCTTTTCCAAATGGAATTCCAACTGACACGAAGTTGCTAGACCTGAGTAGAAATAAGTTACGGTGGGTGGAACATGGCGACTTGGAAGCCTACACACATTTGGAGGATTTGGATCTTACTGAGAATCTTATCAGTGTGCTTGAGCCCAGTactttttccagtttactgaatcTACGTGTGTTACGCCTACGTGCCAACCAGTTGAAGCTGGTGCCAATGGGTGCCTTCTCACATCTTGCCAATCTCACAGTTTTGGACTTGAGTGGAAATAAATTGGTTATATTGGTGGATTTTACTTTCCAGGATCTGCGGAGGCTCCAAAAATTAGAGGTCGGTGACAATGATTTGGTGTATATATCAAACAAGGCATTCTTGGGTTTGATTGGTCTACGGGAACTTACTATTGAGAAGTGCAACCTGACTTCTATCTCAGGACATGCTCTTTCCTATCTCCGTGGCTTGGTGTCACTACGACTACGCTACCTCAATATTGTCTCATTAGAGGAACAGAATTTTTATAAGCTGGGAGGACTCCGTGGTCTAGAAATTGACCACTGGCCATTTTTAGAGTACATTTCCCCATACAGTTTCCAGGGCCTCGATTTATCCTGGCTTTTCATTACCAACACCAACATTACTACAGTTCCAACTGGTGCACTACGTAATCTTATCCATTTAGACAATCTGAATCTCTCACACAACCCCATTTCTGTTCTTGAATCTTGGGCTTTGCGTGATCTGATCAATTTGAAGGACTTGCATCTTGTGGGCACCAACTTGATGTGTGTGCAGCCTTATGGCCTTGGAGGTCTGCAGCAGATACGTTTACTCAACCTGTCAAACAATAGGCTAGTGACACTAGAAGAAGGTGCTTTTCACTCTGTAAACACCCTGGAAATGCTTCGGGTTGATGGTAACCCTCTGTCTTGTGACTGCCGTCTATTATGGATCCTGCAGCGCCGCAAGACCCTTAACTTCGACGGCAAGTTCCCAGTTTGTGCAGGACCCATTCAGGTGCAAGGTAAAGCTCTTAGCGCCTTCTCTGACTCAGCACTCATTGACCACTTCACATGCCAACGACCAAAAATCCGCAACCGAAAATTACAACAGCTATCTGCACGTGAGGGTCAGGTTGTATCATTTTTTTGCCAAGCAGATGGAGAACCAACTCCAACCATCTTCTGGATTTCACCTCAGCGCCGCCGCATCACTACCAGAAGCACTGGTCGTCTTATAGTGCTGCCAGAGGGCACATTAGAAATCCACTATGTCCAAGTAACAGATAGCGGAACCTATATATGCATTGCCAGCAATGCAGGTGGCAATGACACCTACTTTGCCACATTAACGGTCAGTGGTATACCCTTGGATGCAGGTCTTTCAGCAAATCGCACTTATGTTGGTGACCTCGATGCCACTAATCTGAATGACACGCATGTCTTCCTAAAGTTCACGTTAGACCTCAAGACAATTTTGGTCTCAACAGCAATGGGTTGTATAACTTTTTTGGGTGTAGTAATCTTCTGCTTCTTGCTTTTGTTTGTGTGGAGTCGTGGACGTGGacagcacaaaaacaacttttcagtGGAGTATTCCTTCAGAAAGGTGGATGGCCCTGCAAGCAGTGGGGGCCACGGAGGGGCTCGAAAATTCAATATGAAAATGATATAG